From the Leptospira sp. WS60.C2 genome, one window contains:
- a CDS encoding dienelactone hydrolase family protein has translation MKLFLSFFTTLLVVQCSSLPTAELPVKTSITGSPLEYKLDGKTYEGFLAMDANVTGKRPGILVIHEWWGVNDYPKQRAKQLADLGYVAFVMDVYGKGILAKDHVEAGKLSSANGDPKVLLKKIYKAIEILKSNPNVDPNQIGAIGYCFGGAGVIELALDGADLKGGVVSFHGMLGSKNLATGVKKIKTKVLVHHGADDPFIPKTAVETFVKTITDAKAPVTFVSHPGAVHGFTRPGAEKHGLPGLAYNEKADYASFESMKDFFAKNFK, from the coding sequence ATGAAGCTGTTCCTTTCCTTCTTCACAACATTGTTGGTTGTACAATGTAGTTCGTTACCAACGGCAGAACTACCAGTCAAAACATCAATCACTGGCAGTCCCTTAGAATACAAATTGGATGGTAAAACCTACGAAGGTTTCCTAGCCATGGATGCAAACGTTACAGGCAAAAGACCAGGAATCCTTGTGATTCATGAATGGTGGGGTGTGAATGATTATCCAAAACAAAGAGCCAAACAATTGGCTGATTTGGGATATGTTGCCTTTGTTATGGATGTCTATGGTAAAGGAATTTTAGCAAAAGATCATGTGGAAGCTGGAAAACTTTCTAGTGCCAATGGTGATCCAAAGGTTCTTTTGAAAAAAATTTACAAAGCAATTGAGATATTAAAATCAAATCCAAATGTTGACCCGAATCAAATCGGAGCCATTGGTTATTGTTTTGGTGGCGCAGGGGTAATTGAACTTGCGTTAGATGGGGCAGATTTGAAAGGAGGCGTTGTTTCTTTTCATGGAATGTTAGGAAGTAAGAATTTAGCAACCGGTGTGAAAAAAATCAAAACCAAGGTTCTTGTTCACCATGGTGCTGATGATCCTTTTATCCCAAAAACCGCTGTAGAGACATTTGTAAAAACTATCACTGATGCAAAAGCTCCAGTCACTTTTGTATCTCACCCTGGAGCGGTTCATGGATTTACTCGACCTGGCGCTGAAAAACACGGATTACCAGGACTTGCTTACAATGAAAAAGCTGACTATGCGTCTTTTGAAAGCATGAAAGATTTTTTTGCAAAAAACTTTAAATAA